A stretch of Halocalculus aciditolerans DNA encodes these proteins:
- a CDS encoding sodium:calcium antiporter: MTRLRHPLVALAGVVALTVPWLAVVALGWTSSLGTVAVVAASGVAVVGAAFVLTWAAETAERDVPRSFALAVLAVIAVAPEYAVDALYAWEAGANPGSPASVAAANLAVANMTGANRILIGLGWSLIALYAIYRAASGGDDAIRRREGVFADAVALDERISVELVFLGAATVVAFFVPLGEGIDAVDGIVLVAIYAAYVAVILQGESSHERQLGVPGYLQGLPRARRVLAMLAMFAFAAAVILLAVKPFARGLETLGPRFGVSSFFMIQWVAPLASESPEFIACAYLVRKFRTTPAFNALISSKLNQWTLLIGTLVLVYSLSLGYYGALPFEARQAGEIWITAAQSFFALTLLVNFEVSVREALALLALFAAQFHPVFQTYEGLLAYSALYVVLGVGVLVARRHYLPVVVERARAYATGDGPEAT; this comes from the coding sequence ATGACGCGTCTCCGACACCCACTGGTCGCACTCGCCGGGGTCGTCGCGCTCACGGTCCCGTGGCTCGCCGTCGTCGCGCTCGGCTGGACGAGCAGTCTCGGCACGGTCGCGGTCGTCGCGGCGAGCGGGGTCGCGGTGGTCGGTGCGGCGTTCGTGTTGACGTGGGCGGCGGAGACGGCGGAGCGCGACGTGCCGCGGTCGTTCGCGCTCGCCGTGCTCGCGGTTATCGCGGTCGCGCCCGAGTACGCCGTCGACGCGCTCTACGCGTGGGAGGCCGGCGCGAACCCGGGATCGCCGGCGTCGGTGGCGGCCGCGAACCTCGCCGTCGCGAACATGACGGGCGCGAACCGCATCCTCATCGGCCTCGGCTGGTCGCTCATCGCGCTCTACGCGATCTACCGGGCGGCGTCCGGCGGCGACGACGCGATTCGCCGGCGCGAGGGCGTGTTCGCGGACGCGGTCGCGCTCGACGAACGCATCTCGGTCGAACTCGTCTTCCTCGGCGCGGCGACGGTCGTCGCCTTCTTCGTCCCGCTCGGCGAGGGAATCGACGCCGTCGACGGCATCGTCCTCGTCGCCATCTACGCGGCCTACGTCGCCGTCATCCTCCAGGGCGAATCGAGCCACGAGCGGCAGCTCGGCGTCCCCGGCTACCTCCAGGGGCTCCCGCGCGCCCGCCGCGTGCTCGCGATGCTCGCGATGTTCGCGTTCGCGGCGGCCGTCATCCTCCTCGCGGTGAAGCCGTTCGCGCGCGGCCTCGAAACCCTCGGCCCGCGCTTCGGCGTCTCCTCCTTCTTCATGATCCAGTGGGTCGCGCCGCTCGCGAGCGAGAGCCCGGAGTTCATCGCCTGCGCGTACCTCGTGCGGAAGTTCCGGACGACGCCCGCGTTCAACGCGCTCATCTCCTCGAAGCTCAACCAGTGGACGCTCCTCATCGGCACGCTCGTCCTCGTCTACAGCCTCTCGCTCGGCTACTACGGCGCGCTCCCGTTCGAGGCGCGGCAGGCCGGCGAGATATGGATCACCGCCGCGCAGAGCTTCTTCGCGCTGACGCTCCTCGTGAACTTCGAGGTGAGCGTCCGGGAGGCGCTCGCGCTGCTCGCGCTCTTCGCCGCCCAGTTCCACCCGGTCTTCCAGACCTACGAGGGCTTGCTGGCGTACAGCGCGCTCTACGTGGTGCTCGGCGTCGGCGTGCTCGTCGCGCGTCGCCACTACCTCCCCGTCGTCGTCGAGCGCGCCAGAGCGTACGCGACCGGCGACGGACCGGAGGCGACCTAA
- a CDS encoding MogA/MoaB family molybdenum cofactor biosynthesis protein — MTDHADGDHGDSHEGGHNEREHDAHTREDGEHDGHSRSHDGHGGSGHGGDDHGGGHEHHHHDVASVGVGVVTVSSSRTLDDDPSGDAIEAAFEGAGHEVNTRELVHDDYDRVQSIVDRLVRRDDVDVVVTTGGTGVTPDDVTVEAVRPLFEKELPGFGELFRRYSEEEVGTRIVGTRAVAGIADGVLVFCLPGSENAATLGATEIIVPEAPHLAGLAARADENESDDDDGESEGGDEGDGESEGGDERDGEEAGDNEGGSGGGSDGGEE, encoded by the coding sequence ATGACCGACCACGCCGACGGCGACCACGGAGACAGCCACGAAGGCGGCCACAACGAGAGGGAGCACGACGCCCACACACGCGAAGACGGCGAGCACGACGGCCACAGTCGGAGCCACGACGGTCACGGCGGCAGCGGCCACGGCGGCGACGACCACGGCGGCGGGCACGAGCATCATCACCACGACGTCGCGTCGGTCGGGGTGGGCGTGGTGACGGTGTCGTCGTCGCGGACGCTGGACGACGACCCGAGCGGTGACGCGATCGAGGCGGCGTTCGAGGGCGCGGGCCACGAGGTGAACACGCGCGAGCTCGTGCACGACGACTACGACCGCGTGCAGTCCATCGTCGACCGGCTAGTGCGACGCGACGACGTGGACGTCGTGGTGACGACGGGCGGGACGGGCGTGACGCCGGACGACGTGACGGTCGAGGCGGTGCGGCCGCTCTTCGAGAAGGAGCTCCCGGGGTTCGGCGAGCTCTTCCGGCGGTACTCCGAGGAGGAAGTCGGGACGCGAATCGTCGGGACGCGCGCGGTCGCGGGTATCGCCGACGGCGTCCTCGTGTTCTGCCTGCCGGGGAGCGAGAACGCCGCGACCCTCGGTGCAACAGAAATAATCGTTCCCGAAGCCCCGCATCTCGCCGGGCTGGCGGCGCGAGCGGACGAGAACGAAAGCGACGACGACGACGGCGAGAGCGAAGGCGGAGACGAGGGCGACGGCGAGAGTGAGGGCGGCGACGAGCGCGACGGCGAGGAGGCCGGGGACAACGAGGGCGGTAGCGGTGGCGGGAGCGACGGCGGCGAGGAGTGA
- a CDS encoding zinc-binding dehydrogenase: MQAVQFTEHGDTDVIEYGEFPDPEVGPDDVLVDVKAGALNHLDVWTRRGLPGLDLEMPHIPGSDAAGEVVEVGDDVRAFEPGDHVAVSAGVYCGECEFCRHGEFPLCKEYHILGEHVRGVHAERAALPAKNLVAVPDHVDWTTAAAAPLVFQTAWRMLHTRADIESGESVLVLGASGGVGHAALQIAAEAGCEVYATASNEEKLDYARDLGADHAINYEAEDFAAQIRDRTGRRGVDVVVDHVGAATWSDSLKSLAKGGRVVTCGATTGGQPQTNINRIFWNQLTVLGSTMATPGEAEDALAKVWDGTFEVHVRDTLPMSETAAAHDLLENREGFGKVVVIPDEEH; this comes from the coding sequence ATGCAGGCCGTTCAGTTCACGGAGCACGGCGACACCGACGTCATCGAGTACGGCGAGTTCCCCGATCCCGAGGTCGGCCCCGACGACGTCCTCGTGGACGTGAAGGCGGGCGCGCTCAACCACCTCGACGTCTGGACGCGCCGCGGCCTCCCCGGCCTCGACCTCGAGATGCCGCACATCCCGGGGAGCGACGCCGCCGGCGAAGTCGTCGAGGTCGGCGACGACGTCCGCGCGTTCGAACCCGGCGACCACGTCGCCGTCTCCGCCGGCGTCTACTGCGGGGAGTGCGAGTTCTGCCGGCACGGCGAGTTCCCGCTCTGCAAGGAGTACCACATCCTCGGCGAACACGTCCGCGGCGTCCACGCCGAGCGCGCCGCGCTCCCCGCGAAGAACCTCGTCGCCGTCCCCGACCACGTCGACTGGACGACCGCCGCCGCCGCGCCGCTCGTCTTCCAGACCGCGTGGCGCATGCTCCACACGCGCGCCGACATCGAATCCGGCGAGTCCGTCCTCGTCCTCGGCGCTTCTGGGGGAGTTGGCCACGCCGCCCTCCAGATCGCCGCGGAAGCCGGCTGCGAGGTCTACGCCACCGCGTCGAATGAGGAAAAACTCGACTACGCCCGCGACCTCGGCGCGGACCACGCCATCAACTACGAGGCCGAGGACTTCGCCGCCCAAATCCGCGACCGCACCGGCCGCCGCGGCGTCGACGTCGTCGTCGACCACGTCGGCGCGGCCACGTGGTCGGACTCCCTCAAGTCGCTCGCGAAGGGCGGGCGCGTCGTCACCTGCGGCGCGACCACCGGCGGCCAGCCGCAGACGAACATCAACCGCATCTTCTGGAACCAGCTGACCGTCCTCGGCTCCACGATGGCGACGCCCGGCGAAGCCGAGGACGCCCTCGCGAAGGTCTGGGACGGCACGTTCGAGGTTCACGTCCGCGACACCCTCCCGATGAGCGAGACCGCCGCCGCCCACGACCTCCTCGAGAACCGGGAAGGCTTTGGGAAAGTAGTCGTAATCCCCGACGAAGAGCACTGA
- a CDS encoding SDR family NAD(P)-dependent oxidoreductase, protein MVETFESLEGQVALVTGASEGLGAEVAERLAERGAVVFAATRSMLDEPPEETEHVVLDVTQEGDVEATVDGIFEEAGRLDVVVNAYEVKELGMSVVGEPVDRLDRTLASNLRGPMLLLKHALPLVLQNEGGRVVNVSSAMASAEMGEKSPAYRVSKAGLDALTAYLDAEFGDDGLLANAIYPREVAGEDEGYGEETAEDVVWAASFEAGGPSGNVYRARENVKR, encoded by the coding sequence ATGGTCGAGACGTTCGAGAGTCTAGAGGGACAGGTCGCGCTCGTGACGGGCGCGAGCGAGGGGCTCGGAGCCGAAGTCGCCGAGCGACTCGCGGAGCGCGGCGCGGTCGTGTTCGCGGCGACGCGCTCGATGCTGGACGAACCGCCGGAAGAGACCGAGCACGTCGTCTTGGACGTGACGCAGGAGGGCGACGTGGAGGCGACGGTGGACGGCATCTTCGAGGAGGCCGGACGGCTCGACGTCGTCGTGAACGCGTACGAGGTGAAGGAGCTCGGGATGTCGGTGGTGGGCGAGCCGGTGGACCGGCTGGACCGGACGCTGGCGTCGAACCTCCGCGGGCCGATGCTCCTTCTCAAACACGCGCTCCCGCTCGTCCTCCAGAACGAGGGCGGGCGCGTCGTAAATGTCTCCTCGGCGATGGCGTCCGCGGAGATGGGGGAGAAATCCCCCGCGTACCGGGTGTCGAAGGCCGGGCTCGACGCGCTGACCGCGTATCTCGACGCGGAGTTCGGCGACGACGGCCTCCTCGCGAACGCCATCTATCCGCGAGAAGTCGCCGGCGAAGACGAGGGATACGGCGAGGAAACCGCCGAGGACGTCGTCTGGGCGGCGTCCTTCGAAGCGGGCGGGCCGTCCGGGAACGTCTACCGGGCGCGCGAGAACGTGAAGCGGTAA
- a CDS encoding desampylase: MLVLSAPAYADVLAHARAAAPEECCGILVGTRDGDDAHAMTAVATENAAENPKTTYEIPPGDVVDVADDAAERDEEIVGFYHSHPAGPPHLSETDEREATWKGYHYLLVSLDDSTPFLDAWRWTGDAFAADAVVVR, from the coding sequence ATGCTCGTTCTCTCCGCTCCCGCGTACGCCGACGTGCTCGCACACGCGCGAGCGGCCGCGCCCGAGGAGTGCTGTGGGATTCTCGTCGGGACGCGGGACGGCGACGACGCCCACGCGATGACGGCTGTCGCGACCGAGAACGCCGCCGAGAATCCGAAGACGACCTACGAAATCCCGCCGGGCGACGTCGTCGACGTCGCTGACGACGCCGCGGAGAGAGACGAAGAAATCGTCGGGTTCTACCACTCCCACCCCGCCGGTCCACCCCACCTGAGCGAGACCGACGAGCGGGAAGCGACGTGGAAAGGCTATCACTACCTCCTCGTCTCGCTCGATGATTCGACGCCGTTTCTCGACGCGTGGCGCTGGACCGGCGACGCCTTCGCCGCCGACGCCGTCGTCGTTCGATAG
- a CDS encoding isopentenyl-diphosphate Delta-isomerase, which produces MSDANATESDAPAGVKGGSRTGETAENAAKDVIAVDPYDEDEGTANRLTAHTGDGVRHRAFTCLLFDEDGRILLAQRAARKRLWDTHWDGTVASHPRRGQSQVEATEERLEEELGITPDQYDDLRVTDRFEYKRDYYDEGVEWEVCAVLKATLTDTSFDRDEDEVGGVLWADYDDLFEHPRYYRQLRLCPWFEIAMKRDHEGDADPEPSGERY; this is translated from the coding sequence ATGAGTGACGCGAACGCGACGGAGTCGGACGCGCCCGCGGGTGTGAAGGGCGGGTCGCGGACGGGGGAGACGGCGGAGAACGCGGCGAAGGACGTCATCGCCGTCGACCCCTACGACGAGGACGAGGGGACGGCGAACCGGCTGACGGCGCACACGGGCGACGGCGTCCGCCATCGCGCCTTCACCTGTCTCCTCTTCGACGAGGACGGCCGTATCCTGCTCGCGCAGCGCGCCGCCCGGAAGCGCCTCTGGGACACGCACTGGGACGGGACGGTGGCGAGCCACCCGCGCCGCGGACAGAGTCAGGTCGAGGCGACCGAGGAGCGCCTCGAAGAGGAACTCGGTATCACGCCCGACCAGTACGACGACCTGCGCGTGACGGACCGCTTCGAGTACAAGCGCGACTACTACGACGAGGGCGTCGAGTGGGAGGTCTGCGCCGTCCTCAAGGCCACGCTCACCGACACGTCCTTCGACCGCGACGAGGACGAAGTCGGCGGTGTCCTCTGGGCGGACTACGACGACCTCTTCGAACACCCGCGCTACTACCGCCAGCTCCGCCTCTGCCCGTGGTTCGAGATCGCGATGAAGCGCGACCACGAGGGCGACGCGGACCCCGAGCCCTCCGGCGAGCGCTACTGA
- a CDS encoding Lrp/AsnC family transcriptional regulator: MDDLDRQLLNLFRRDARRPYTDIADELGVSEGTVRNRVDRLIDDGVIERFTIDTHTGNVKAMIEVSVAVDVDTHEMGDRMADWDEVDFVWQVSGELDIVLVVDASDTQGVNDLITKARNQDEVVNTKTRLILDERIG, translated from the coding sequence ATGGACGACCTGGACCGCCAGCTCCTCAACCTCTTCCGCCGCGACGCCCGCCGCCCCTACACGGACATCGCGGACGAACTCGGCGTCTCGGAGGGCACCGTCCGGAACCGCGTCGACCGCCTCATCGACGACGGCGTCATCGAACGCTTCACCATCGACACCCACACCGGCAACGTCAAAGCCATGATCGAGGTGTCCGTCGCCGTCGACGTCGACACCCACGAGATGGGCGACCGCATGGCCGACTGGGACGAAGTCGACTTCGTCTGGCAAGTGTCAGGCGAGCTCGACATCGTCCTCGTCGTCGACGCCAGCGACACTCAGGGCGTCAACGATCTCATCACCAAAGCCCGCAACCAGGACGAAGTCGTCAACACGAAAACCCGCCTCATCCTCGACGAACGCATCGGCTGA
- the carA gene encoding glutamine-hydrolyzing carbamoyl-phosphate synthase small subunit translates to MPDAYLALETGDVVEARTRAPGTAQGELVFTTAYTGYEESLTDPSYEAQVLTFAYPLIGNYGVREERFEDDRVHPSAVVARELTDDVADWLTAEGVPAVDHVDTRDLVLDIRDRGAMKVGIAAGPDATPEDAKAELDTCPHMSDIADIGAQVSVDEPVHYEGSGPSVALVDCGAKGSIVDSLTARDADVTVLPYDATPEDVEEVDPDVLFISNGPGDPANFEAAEGLVEEYVGTLPLAGICLGQQVIARALGGSTEKMAFGHRGVNQPVRDLRTDKVVMTTQNHGYTVADPGDLDVTQVNVNDDTPEGLDSADLDVITRQYHPEANPGPHDSLDFFDDVVDLANPDHEIATAD, encoded by the coding sequence ATGCCGGACGCCTACCTCGCACTGGAGACGGGTGACGTCGTGGAGGCGCGCACCCGCGCTCCGGGCACGGCCCAGGGCGAACTCGTCTTCACGACCGCATACACGGGCTACGAGGAGAGCCTCACCGACCCCTCCTACGAAGCCCAGGTACTGACCTTCGCTTACCCCCTCATCGGGAACTACGGCGTCCGCGAGGAGCGATTCGAGGACGACCGCGTCCACCCATCCGCCGTCGTCGCCCGCGAACTCACCGACGACGTCGCCGACTGGCTCACGGCGGAAGGCGTGCCCGCCGTCGACCACGTCGACACCCGCGACCTCGTGCTCGACATCCGCGACCGCGGCGCGATGAAGGTCGGCATCGCCGCCGGCCCCGACGCCACCCCGGAAGACGCGAAGGCCGAACTCGACACCTGCCCGCACATGAGCGACATCGCCGACATCGGCGCGCAGGTCTCCGTCGACGAACCCGTCCACTACGAGGGAAGCGGCCCGTCCGTCGCGCTCGTCGACTGCGGCGCGAAAGGCTCCATCGTCGACTCCCTCACCGCCCGCGACGCCGACGTCACCGTCCTCCCCTACGACGCCACCCCCGAGGACGTCGAGGAAGTGGACCCCGACGTCCTCTTCATCTCGAACGGCCCCGGCGACCCCGCGAACTTCGAAGCCGCCGAAGGCCTCGTCGAAGAGTACGTCGGAACCCTCCCGCTCGCCGGCATCTGCCTCGGCCAGCAGGTCATCGCGCGCGCCCTCGGCGGCAGTACAGAGAAGATGGCGTTCGGTCACCGCGGCGTGAACCAGCCCGTCCGCGACCTGAGAACTGACAAGGTCGTGATGACGACGCAGAACCACGGCTACACCGTCGCCGACCCCGGCGACCTCGACGTCACGCAGGTGAACGTCAACGACGACACGCCCGAAGGCCTCGACTCCGCCGACCTCGACGTCATCACCCGCCAGTACCATCCCGAAGCGAACCCCGGCCCCCACGACTCCCTCGACTTCTTCGACGACGTCGTCGACCTCGCGAACCCCGACCACGAAATCGCCACCGCCGACTGA
- the carB gene encoding carbamoyl-phosphate synthase large subunit, which yields MSASDERTILLIGSGPIQIGQAAEFDYSGAQACRALQEEGVRVVLVNSNPATIMTDPEMADAVYIEPITTEAIADVIEQENPDGVIAGLGGQTGLNVTAELAEEGVLDEFDVDIMGTPLDTIYATEDRDLFRQRMESLGQPVPKSTTITLDEGETTTELDEDALRGRVDDAVDQVGGLPVISRTTYTLGGSGSGVVEDIDELYERVRKGLRLSRNSEVLITESISGWVELEYEVMRDAGDSTVIICNMENIDPMGIHTGESTVVTPSQVIPDDGHQEMRDAALEVIRDLGIEGGCNIQFAWRDDGTPGGEYRVVEVNPRVSRSSALASKATGYPIARVTAKVALGKRLHEITNEITGETTAAFEPAIDYVVTKVPRWPIDKFPETDFTLSTAMKSTGEAMAIGRTFEESLLKALRSSEYDPDVDWGALDDDELDAQYLERPSPDRPYALFEAFDRGYSVAEVEALTGIEEWYLERFQNVAEAARGAAEGDFTGAATTGFTNHEITALGGGEFADANASWIPSSVEDLTTDGGSKSTAKPSPITDVEEAVPGRTYKQVDTCAGEFAAQTPYYYSSRKPEWFSGPFEGDAAAGELRVDTDTDSVVVVGGGPIRIGQGVEFDYCSVHAVRALREEGVEAHVVNNNPETVSTDYDTSDGLFFEPVTAEEVADVVEATGANGVMVQFGGQTSVNIAEPLENEIDRRGLDASVLGTSVEAMDLAEDRDRFNALMDELGIAQPDGGSATSEAEALDLAHDIGYPVLVRPSYVLGGRAMEIVHSDEELEHYIEEAVRVSPEKPILVDEFLDGAVELDVDAVSDGEDVLIGGVMEHVESAGVHSGDSSCVIPPRSLDDATMTRVREVVEDIATALDTVGLLNVQLAVKDGEVYVLEANPRSSRTVPFVSKATGVPIAKLAAKVMAGQTLADLDVDEGIPDQYSVKEVVLPFDRLPDSDPRLGPEMKSTGEVMGTADTFGKAYDKAQDAASNHLPDAGTAVVDLDVDGFEEYYDLAEFDDVSDAIRTGEVDFLVSRDVDALQTAVEEDVPYFSTEASAKAALEALAHRGDDLDVLPVSQRPITHANWGGE from the coding sequence ATGAGCGCGAGCGACGAGCGGACGATTCTCCTGATCGGCAGCGGACCGATACAGATCGGGCAGGCAGCGGAGTTCGACTACTCGGGCGCGCAGGCGTGTCGCGCCCTCCAGGAAGAGGGCGTCCGCGTCGTCCTCGTGAACTCGAACCCCGCGACCATCATGACGGACCCCGAGATGGCCGACGCCGTCTACATCGAACCCATCACGACCGAGGCCATCGCGGACGTCATCGAACAGGAGAATCCTGATGGCGTGATCGCGGGGCTCGGCGGACAGACGGGACTCAACGTCACCGCCGAACTCGCGGAGGAGGGCGTGCTCGACGAGTTCGACGTCGACATCATGGGGACGCCGCTCGACACCATCTACGCGACGGAGGACCGCGACCTCTTCCGCCAGCGGATGGAGAGCCTCGGGCAGCCCGTTCCGAAGTCGACGACCATCACGCTGGACGAGGGCGAGACGACCACCGAACTCGACGAGGACGCCCTCCGCGGGCGCGTCGACGACGCCGTCGACCAAGTGGGCGGCCTCCCCGTCATCTCCCGGACGACCTACACCCTGGGCGGCTCTGGTTCGGGCGTCGTCGAGGACATCGACGAGCTCTACGAGCGCGTCCGCAAGGGCCTCCGCCTCTCCCGGAACTCGGAGGTCCTCATCACGGAGTCCATCTCCGGCTGGGTCGAACTCGAGTACGAGGTGATGCGGGACGCCGGCGACTCGACCGTCATCATCTGCAACATGGAGAACATCGACCCGATGGGCATCCACACCGGCGAGTCGACGGTCGTGACGCCCAGTCAGGTCATCCCGGACGACGGCCACCAGGAGATGCGGGACGCAGCGCTGGAGGTCATCCGCGACCTCGGCATCGAGGGCGGCTGTAACATCCAGTTCGCGTGGCGGGACGACGGCACGCCCGGGGGCGAATACCGCGTCGTCGAGGTGAACCCGCGCGTCTCCCGCTCCAGCGCGCTGGCGTCGAAAGCCACCGGCTACCCCATCGCTCGCGTGACGGCGAAAGTCGCGCTCGGCAAGCGCCTGCACGAGATCACGAACGAGATCACGGGGGAGACGACGGCGGCGTTCGAGCCGGCCATCGACTACGTGGTGACGAAGGTGCCGCGCTGGCCCATCGACAAGTTCCCGGAGACGGACTTCACGCTCTCCACGGCGATGAAGAGCACGGGAGAGGCGATGGCTATCGGGCGGACGTTCGAGGAGTCCCTGCTGAAGGCGCTTCGCTCCTCGGAGTACGACCCGGACGTCGACTGGGGGGCGCTCGACGACGACGAACTCGACGCGCAGTACCTCGAACGGCCGAGCCCCGACCGGCCGTACGCGCTCTTCGAGGCGTTCGACCGCGGCTACTCCGTCGCGGAGGTCGAGGCTCTGACGGGTATCGAGGAGTGGTATCTGGAACGCTTCCAGAACGTCGCCGAGGCCGCACGGGGCGCAGCGGAGGGCGACTTCACGGGCGCGGCGACGACCGGCTTCACGAACCACGAGATCACGGCGCTCGGCGGCGGCGAGTTCGCGGACGCGAACGCGTCGTGGATCCCGAGCAGCGTCGAAGACCTCACGACCGACGGCGGGTCGAAATCGACGGCGAAACCGTCCCCCATCACGGACGTCGAGGAGGCCGTTCCCGGCCGCACGTACAAGCAGGTCGACACCTGCGCGGGCGAGTTCGCGGCGCAGACGCCGTACTACTACTCCTCGCGGAAGCCGGAGTGGTTCAGCGGGCCGTTCGAGGGCGACGCGGCCGCGGGCGAACTCCGCGTCGACACCGACACGGACTCCGTCGTCGTCGTCGGCGGCGGCCCCATCCGCATCGGCCAAGGCGTCGAGTTCGACTACTGCAGCGTCCACGCCGTCCGCGCGCTGCGCGAAGAGGGCGTCGAGGCACACGTCGTCAACAACAATCCTGAGACCGTGAGCACGGACTACGACACCTCTGACGGCCTCTTCTTCGAGCCGGTGACGGCCGAGGAGGTCGCGGACGTCGTCGAGGCGACCGGCGCGAACGGCGTGATGGTGCAGTTCGGCGGGCAGACCTCCGTCAACATCGCGGAGCCGCTGGAGAACGAGATCGACCGCCGCGGCCTCGACGCGAGCGTCCTCGGCACCTCGGTGGAGGCGATGGACTTAGCGGAGGACCGCGACCGCTTCAACGCCCTCATGGACGAACTCGGCATCGCGCAGCCCGACGGCGGGAGCGCGACGAGCGAGGCCGAGGCGCTCGACCTCGCGCACGACATCGGCTACCCGGTGCTCGTCCGGCCGTCCTACGTGCTCGGCGGGCGCGCGATGGAGATCGTCCACAGCGACGAGGAGCTCGAACACTACATCGAGGAAGCCGTGCGCGTGAGTCCGGAGAAACCCATCCTCGTCGACGAGTTCCTCGACGGCGCGGTGGAACTCGACGTCGACGCCGTCTCGGACGGCGAGGACGTCCTCATCGGCGGCGTCATGGAGCACGTCGAATCCGCGGGCGTGCACTCCGGCGACTCCTCGTGCGTGATTCCGCCGCGGAGCCTCGACGACGCGACGATGACGCGCGTCCGCGAGGTCGTGGAGGACATCGCGACCGCGCTCGACACCGTCGGCCTCCTGAACGTCCAGCTGGCAGTGAAGGACGGCGAGGTCTACGTGCTCGAAGCGAACCCGCGCTCCTCGCGCACCGTCCCGTTCGTCTCGAAGGCGACGGGTGTCCCTATCGCGAAGCTCGCCGCGAAAGTGATGGCCGGCCAGACGCTCGCCGACCTCGACGTCGACGAAGGCATCCCCGACCAGTACAGTGTCAAGGAGGTCGTCCTGCCGTTCGACCGGCTGCCGGACTCCGACCCGCGTCTCGGCCCGGAGATGAAGTCCACGGGCGAAGTCATGGGGACCGCGGACACCTTCGGGAAGGCCTACGATAAGGCGCAGGACGCCGCGTCGAACCACCTCCCCGACGCCGGGACTGCCGTCGTCGACCTCGACGTCGACGGCTTCGAGGAGTACTACGACCTCGCCGAGTTCGACGACGTCTCCGACGCCATCAGAACCGGAGAGGTGGACTTCCTCGTCTCCCGCGACGTCGACGCGCTACAGACCGCCGTCGAGGAGGACGTCCCGTACTTCTCCACCGAGGCGAGCGCGAAAGCCGCGCTGGAGGCGCTCGCGCACCGCGGCGACGACCTCGACGTCCTCCCCGTCAGCCAGCGCCCCATCACGCACGCGAACTGGGGCGGCGAGTAA
- a CDS encoding DUF5815 family protein — MSEPGVPNPEEDGGREEGGVELPCGERIERGDLDLGMREFGCACGETHAVVMDMHPLGRFFPEDVVDVLREAVEPSEKDEFDEFSTVHLMGAVREEFPEDVVAVDASANGDVGYAAAWVADFDARTLHEYAVELMVELMEHAVSHGTEASAQSEFEAQMAEFDAAAFVEEYRAERDWDADRVGPR, encoded by the coding sequence ATGAGCGAGCCAGGCGTCCCGAATCCCGAGGAGGACGGCGGGCGCGAGGAAGGCGGCGTCGAGTTACCCTGCGGAGAGCGCATCGAGCGGGGCGACCTCGACCTGGGGATGCGGGAGTTCGGGTGCGCGTGCGGGGAGACGCACGCGGTGGTGATGGATATGCATCCCCTCGGTCGGTTCTTCCCGGAGGACGTCGTCGACGTGCTTCGGGAGGCGGTGGAGCCGAGCGAGAAGGACGAGTTCGACGAGTTCTCGACGGTCCACCTGATGGGTGCGGTGCGCGAGGAGTTCCCGGAGGACGTCGTCGCGGTCGACGCGAGCGCGAACGGCGACGTCGGGTACGCGGCGGCGTGGGTGGCGGATTTCGACGCGCGCACGCTCCACGAGTACGCGGTGGAGTTGATGGTGGAGCTGATGGAGCACGCGGTGAGCCACGGGACGGAGGCGTCCGCGCAGTCCGAGTTCGAAGCGCAGATGGCGGAGTTCGACGCGGCCGCGTTCGTCGAGGAGTACCGAGCGGAGCGGGATTGGGACGCGGACCGGGTCGGCCCGCGCTAG
- a CDS encoding DUF7124 domain-containing protein has protein sequence MSMGGSGEMTLAFELSALQRLAKPGTAFADARQWTKYVGVVSDEPTYVVTNFTRKRRIRQDFFSGPKGKAESLESVRKQFDTDRHVFIGTTDEDEALADETGWEYLDVEDAAEAAEWELGEGDEVADAASEAAERDDWP, from the coding sequence ATGAGCATGGGCGGGAGCGGGGAGATGACGCTAGCGTTCGAGTTGTCCGCGCTGCAGCGGCTCGCGAAGCCGGGGACGGCGTTCGCGGACGCGCGCCAGTGGACGAAGTACGTCGGCGTGGTGAGCGACGAGCCGACGTACGTGGTGACGAACTTCACGCGGAAGCGGCGCATCCGCCAGGACTTCTTCTCCGGGCCGAAGGGGAAGGCGGAGAGCCTGGAGAGCGTCCGCAAGCAGTTCGACACGGACCGTCACGTCTTCATCGGGACGACGGACGAGGACGAGGCGCTCGCGGATGAGACCGGTTGGGAGTACCTCGACGTCGAGGACGCCGCGGAGGCGGCGGAGTGGGAGCTCGGCGAGGGCGACGAGGTCGCGGACGCGGCGTCGGAGGCGGCGGAGCGCGACGACTGGCCGTAG